The following DNA comes from Brassica oleracea var. oleracea cultivar TO1000 chromosome C5, BOL, whole genome shotgun sequence.
GTGATTTTCTCCATTACTAACACAGTTTAGTTCTTCATAAGTGGTGAACAATATATACACACTTCATCATTACAACTTTAATCCTATAATAATAATAAAAACTTGAAAAATAACTGAAAATGTAAAATTCACAACGATAATAACCCTAGCAAATATTGAGATGAAACAAGAACTCTGTCGATAACTCTTGCGCGGAGGCAATATCCCTAGGTCTTTTAAAGCCGCTGCTATCTATTGTCGTTATTTGAATACGCTTCAGCACTTGTAATTCTTCTAAGTCGAAGGATCTTATCTTTTCCATCTAACGACGCCGTTTTCAGAACTTTGTCCATTGGTCCACTAACTTTGATCTCGACCCAAATGGAACTGTAAACTCAAACTTTTGTCGGTTATATAAGATCGAGTACAAATGATACTAATATTTGAGTCTCTAGAAATGAATCGTCCGCTTTTGAAATTTTCTCGAAATGTAGAGTTGGTTTATTCGAAGATCATACAAGACACGTCCATACGTGGCGCAAAGCCAAGTTTTAAGAACGCCACGTGACATTTTTTTGCATGCATCCCCTTTGAATATCAAGATTCTCTTTCTCTGACTTTGATTTCTGCACCTATAAGTTTGTATGATCTCTATTTAACCGAACATCGATCAGCTCAGCTTTATCCATCAATACATACATTTTCATTTCGATAACAAGAAAATAATGCCAGGGATCACACTAGGAGACACGGTGCCAAACCTAGAGGTGGAGACGACACACAAGAACTTCAAGCTCCATGACTACTTCGCCGATTCTTGGACCGTCCTCTTCTCTCACCCTGGTATATAAGAACATCCTTATATCTTGACTAACCCAGTCAAGTTTCGTTTTTTTCCTTAAATTGATCAAAATATATGAAGCATCTCCAATTTATTTACTCTCCTTATTGACCAATGGACTCAAAGGGGATTTCACACCCGTTTGCACAACCGAGCTTGGTGCGATGGGAAAATACGCTCATGAGTTCGAGCAGAGAGGTGTGAAGCTCCTTGGTTTGTCTTGTGACGACATACAGTCGCACAAGGATTGGATCCCCGACATTGAGGCATTTACTGTAAGATTTAATTTCATGCATGCATGCATGATGCATATAATATAAAACTAGTTAACATTTTGACATACCTGTTACGTTCTCGTTTTGATTAATTGCAACTAACATTGTGTTCTTCTTTTATTGGGACTTATAAAATTGACATAGCCTGGAAGCAAAGTGACATACCCAATAATCGCTGATCCGAACAAAGAGATCATCCCTCAGCTTAACATGATTGATCCTATTGAGAACGGTCCCTCTCGTGCTCTTCATATAGTTGGTCCTGATTGCAAGGTAAATGATCATATGTCATAATTTCATTCTCATTTATTTTTGCATGTATATATGATTAATTATGAATTTTTT
Coding sequences within:
- the LOC106293225 gene encoding 1-Cys peroxiredoxin PER1, which encodes MPGITLGDTVPNLEVETTHKNFKLHDYFADSWTVLFSHPGDFTPVCTTELGAMGKYAHEFEQRGVKLLGLSCDDIQSHKDWIPDIEAFTPGSKVTYPIIADPNKEIIPQLNMIDPIENGPSRALHIVGPDCKIKLSFLYPSTTGRNMDEVLRALDSLLMAAKHKNKIATPVNWKPDEPVVISPAVSDEEAKKLFPQGFKTAELPSKKGYLRVADVS